The stretch of DNA acccactgggaatgtgatgaaagaaataaaagctgaaataaatccttctctctactattattctgacatttcacattcttaaaataaagaagtgatcctaactgacattagacagggaatttttactctgattaaatgtcaggaattgtgaaaaactgagtttaaatgtatttggctaaggtgtatgtaaacttctgacttcaactgtagatgccaactaaaccaaaaatccgACATAGTTTTTCCATTGGAATGGGTGAAAgcataacacattgggaattcaacaaacttctgaCTGTCTTTTGGAGAATGTGAAAATAGTTTGGAATCTCATTGATCAATATCAATATTTTTGAGTGGGTGAGTAATGGTTGAAATGTCtgaaccaaatattacccacattTCCAAAAATGGGAAATGCCTGTCCTTAATACGAATGGGGCGAGGAAACCTAATGGGTCAGAAACAGAGCTGACAGTTGAGAGAATACCTCTTCTTGTAAGGGGTCTGTTCTTGACAGAGACTCGGAAGGTAAACGCATAACTTTCAATGTTCCATCGGATTCCAAGTGCTCTTTCAACAGGCAGCTTTTCTTTTAGTCTACACTAAAACAAATCTCAAGTAGACCTCATATGTAATACTGTAGACTACTAGCACTAGAGTACATTCAACATGACTTTTCTaagtctcacgtaccctagagaggtgaACTAGACTGAATTCAGCTCCGGTGATGGAATTGAAGACAGTCATTTGAGCTAACCACAAAGAATGTGAACATAGCTATCTCCCTATAATCAGACAGGACAGTGAACGGTTTGTCTGGAACCAAAACGCTACCCATGAGCCTTTGTGATTCTTGGAGTAACATCTTGTTTTTGTCCCTGCATGACTTGTTTGACCACGCCTGAGTAAATGTCTGGACTGTGTCTGGCCCGTACACTTTGTACACCGTGTACAGAAATACAGCACATAGTGCTGCTCTAGACAGGCGGTAAACTGGAAAGGTGTAAGACCTCAAATGCACCTCGTTATCAACCAAACGTCATTTGAATTgaatgtgtgtaatgtgtattaAAATGTTCCTCTTTGTGTCTCTCCTTAGACTGAACGATGAGGGTGTGGATTGTTTTCCTCCTGTGCCTAGCTGGCCAGGCATTCACCGCCTCCATTGTAAGTGTccctttgatgtgtgtgtgtgtgtgtgtgtgagtgagagagtgagtgagtgagtgagtaagtgagtgagtgagtgagtgagtgaatgactgactgagtgagtgagtgaatgagtgattgtgtttgtgtgtgtgtgtggcaaacaATCATAATAACACCATCGTCTTAACCATTTCAGACCGAGGAGGAGCCCATCATTGATGACGTCGGTGAGGAGGTAAGATCATTGACTTGTTGACAGATTTCTATGGACAGGTGTGCTTAGGGGGAAAACAACATCACACAACTTGAACATACCCACTGGCCACACACTGGtttaatcaacgttgtttccacatcatttcaatgaaattacgttgaaccaacatggaatggACGTGGAATTTACGTCTGTGTCCAGTGAGAAGACACTTTCACAGGTGGGATTAAATTAGCAATAGTGTCGTGTAGGAATCAAAACACAGCCAAATGAAAAACATTTAGCAATATACGAATCAAAACACAGCCAGACGAAAAACATTTAGCAATATACGAATCAAAACACAGCCAGATGTAAAACATTTAGCGATCCAGGGATCAAAACACAGCCAGATGAAAATCATTTGCAATATAGGAATCAAAACACAGCCAGATGTAAAACATTTGCTATATAGGAATCAAAACACAGCCAGATGTAAAACATTTGCAATATAGGAATCAAAACACAGCCAGATGTAAAACATTTGCAATATAGGAATCAAAACACAGCCAGATGTAAAACATTTGCAATATAGGAATCAAAACACAGCCAGATGTAAAACATTGACAATAGATTTATTCTTTACTCTCTCTGTGTCGCTTTTGACAAGTTAACAAACTAAACCAACAGTACAACTTTGACTGAAATAATTTAATCTCAAACATTTTGTGACAGAGGATTTTCCCCTTAAATGTTGACCGTTTTCTGTAATGTAGCTTGAGACAGAGTGAGCAGAATCCCACAGGTTATAAATACAGTGGACAGGAAACCATGACGTTTTAATGGCTTCACCACATGTGGGTCAGGCTCTATCCATCCCATCCAGCTGCAGGCTGCTAGACCTCTCTCTAGACCTGTCTGAAGTACACTTTATTCTGCCGTGCCGCTTGATAACTAAAGACACTTAGCTACAGCTTCCTTTTCTGGTACTAAAATTGTGCGACCAATTTATGAGCATTGCCCATAGCTTATATAGAATACTGTCATCTTTGATATGGTATATATTCACTTTAAATGTGTTGATTCCAACTGTACTATGTCTCTATTGACGGCTCCATGGTGTGATTGGTTTGTCTCAGGCACAGCCAGAGGTGGGGGTCAACCCAGTGCAGGTAGAGACTGGAGACTTTGACGAGGCCATCGAtgtcgaggaggaggaggaggtcaccGCTGAGAGTGAGGAATAGTCATTGTAATCGCTAATCACTACTGTCGCTCGACAGACGTTGTGAGAAAACAATACCTAATCCCCAATGCCTTCTGTGAAGGGAAGCTTATATAAAGTCCTAGTTTACCACATATTACAATGATAATTGGGAACATTCACCAAGCTAACAGTGTGCATGGCTACAGTAATGTATAGCTATTATTGTAACGTTAAACACACAATAGCTActacagggttccccaactggtggcccaGAGGCCAAATTTGGCCCGAGGGGGGTTTTATTTGGACCCCCAAGTTATCTGAGTGAAGAAAAAATATGTTggttttttttcatttttattgttggacataaaagactgtaaaaacagcagcaaatcagctccaattgATTTTAACTTTGTAAATCTGTTCCAAAcaattcccatgcataatagagagacatatgatcttatacaaatgtaagcaaggtttgaaatgattatgttttagtcaaatattatatctgtttgggcttcttgtggtcaatttacGGTCTACCCATTTTTTTGTAATTATATATCCGGCCCCCTGATCATCCACTCAAGAAAAactctgaatctagttgatgatccttgGGCTGGTATATCTTTTAGGCTGCTTAGGTTTAGTAGAGGTATGACAACATCAATCAAATGAAGCTGTATGTCGGTGCTCCTTTGCAGCAGCTGTGTTGTGAGATGTTGGctagatggtagagagagagagaggaggggagaggggacacGTTGGTAATGACAGAGTGCTTCTGTCTCAACAAAGAGACCTATCATCATGTGTTCCACCCAATGGTTCCAGTAAGCTTCTTGGAAACGGAAAATAAACCCTTCTCCTAATTGGTAGGGGCGCCGCCACACTCCTTCTCCGCTAACTACCGCCAGGAATATCTGTCTGTTGAATAACTTAGCGGTAAATTCAAGGGCAAAAGAACACTTCCGATATGTTCCATTTTTTATGTTCCAGAATGTTTGAACAATTTGTTTCCGATTCCTTCGTAGACCCCTGCTTGAACCACCACTGCAAGAAGGGAAAGGTGTGTGAGGTGGATGAGGAAAATACCCCCATGTGTGTCTGCCAGGACCCAACTACCTGCTCTTCTGCCATTGGAGAGTTTGAGCATGTGAGCTATCATCATATAAATCATATTCTAATCTGTTCAGACCAACATCAAGTAGACCTAGATGTTTCATATTTAACACTGTTCCTAATAGAACCTTGAGCTGTACAATAATGCTACTACTTATTTGCATCGTTGGCTCATTCTTGATATACTGTAATTTCTGACTATATCTGATTCATGAATATAATCTGTGTATTATAGGTTTGCGCCACCGACAACACAACCTACGACTCTTCCTGCCACTTCTTTGCCCAGAAGTGCAGTCTGGAGGGAACCAAGAAGGGCCACAAGCTGCACCTAGACTACATCGGGCCATGCAAATGTGAGCTATGCTTTATAGTTACAAACATTCATGGATTGAATTGTATTAAATTCATTTCAATTCAACGAATTTTATCCTCACAGGGACCATTTGAGAACGTTTTAATACAACCATTCAATTCAGTGCAAAAAAAGTTCACCTTTTTGAGAATCCCCCAGAGACATATTTTTCCTCTGAGACTCCGTTCCCAGTGTGATTGGTTATGCTGTGATTGGTTATGCTGTCTTAGAGCTGAAGCCCTGCTGAAAGCTTCCCCAGGGGAATGATTGATGGGCTGAAATAGAGGGATTTTGCCTTAAGGAACCTAACACTTAGAGTGGAGGGCAAGCTGTGACATGCTCACTGCATCGCTGGCCTTCTCAAACTACCGCTGAATCTGCAGCTAAATGTCTGTTATTAAACAGAATCAAACCCATGTGTCTCCCACTGTTGGTGATGAGTACCTTAGGACTGAAGGGCACAGGTGGACACGATGTTGTTGCACGTTGTGGACGCAAACATTTTTAAAGAAAACGTTTTAAAAACTAATGGCCTCTAAATGTCAGGTACAGTATTCAACCAAGGGATTAGACAAAAAAGGTACAACATCGTTGCCTATGGGGCTGTGCTCATCAACCGTACATTTCAATGGACACAAAGGTCACATTTTGTGTGAGTTGTAGGTTTTATGTTCTATGACAAAGGGCTTGACCATAATTGTTTGAAAAATAGGATTGGAGATTTTGACTTGAACGTCCTACTTGCACAACAACTTTCTGACTATGACTTACTTGACTTAATTAAGTGAAACTCTTTGGCTCCTTGGGGACCATAGGTCATTAAACAAACCTTCTCCAATTGTTCCTGGGTCTTCtctgtttgtttttttctctctgacCCTACCTAATGTttcttcctgtgtgtctctctccagtcactgAGCCCTGTGTGGACAGAATAGCTCTGACGTATAACTCCTTCTCCTTCTTGTTTATTCTCCAGTCATCGAGGCCTGCATGGATGCTGAGCTGAATGAGTTCCCCCTGCGTATGAGGGACTGGCTGAAGAACGTTCTGGTCACCTTGTACGAGCGCGATGAGGAGAACAACCTGCTGACTGAGAAGCAGAAGCTCAGAGTAAGTCCACTTAGCCACTATATATGCACTGCACAGAACCCATTTACTAGACAGAAGCCATTTACTGCACACAACCCATTTACTGCACACAACCCATTTACTGCACACAACCCATTTACTACACACAACCCATTTACTACACACAACCCATTTACTACACACAACCCATTTACTGCACACAACCCATTTACTACACACAACCCATTTACTGCACACAACCCATTTACTGCACACAACCCATTTACTACACACAACCCATTTACTGCACACAACCCATTTACTGCACACAACCCATTTACTGCACACAACCCATTTACTACACACAACCCATTTACTGCACACAACCCATTTACTACACACAACCCATTTACTGCACACAACCCATTTACTACACACAACCCATTTACTGCATGTTTGCCTACTGAGGTTGGGTCAAAATCATTATTAAACACAGCACAGAACCAATTAATTTTGCTTACGTTCCTTTACCGAACTCTGCGGATGGGTCGAAAATAACGAATAAACCAAAATATGATTATAGGATTTGACATTCTGCTCTCACTATGAAGTCGACTCCTTTTGTGCATCCAATCCTACTGGGGATTTATTTATCAGTTTGTTCTATTCAAAGATTATTAGACAAACtaatgtttgcaaaaaaaagaaaaaatgttttacttggcTTGCAGGTGAAGAAGATCTATGAGAATGAGAAGAGACTGCAGGCTGGAGAGCACTCCCTGGACCTGCTGGCCCACGACTTTGACAAGAACTACAACATGTACATTTTCCCCGTCCACTGGCAGTTCGGTCAGCTGGACCAGCACCCCGTCGACGGGTAGgttgaggagaagaagaagaagagtttCCTGTCTTCTGCTTCAGCTGGATTGTTTCAACATCACACAAATACAGGCTTGCTTGGGCCTCCATACCTTTGATTCAactctgtaccagtcaggacaTCAATACTGAGACATTTCTACAATGTCTCAGAAAGGATATTGGCAGCCTGAATGTATTGTTTTATGAACGGAAAAAAACAACTGTCATTGCTACATTGGTGCTGTTCTTACTTTTCTACACTCTAACACTATAGCTTATAAAGCCTTCATAAAGCCTTTATAATAAATCCTTTATGAGGCCTACATAGATGCTTCGTAACAGGTGTTCTGTGGTGTTGTAGGTTCCTGTCCCACACAGAGCTGGCCCCCCTGCGCGCCCCTCTCATCCCCATGGAGCACTGCACCACTCGTTTCTTCGAGCAGTGTGACGCTGACAATGACAAGTACATCgccctggaggagtgggccaactGCTTCAGCATCAAGGAGCGTGAGTAGTTTTAAAAACACCTCATAGTTTACACTCATTATTTTACTGCCTCAAAGAAACCAGGAGGACCAAGGCCCTCTTTGGACTATTAAAATGCCTTCATTGTCTGTAtctgaaatggtaccctattccctatatagtgcactacttttgaccagagtcctatgggctgCATAGGGCATAGGGTACC from Salvelinus fontinalis isolate EN_2023a chromosome 29, ASM2944872v1, whole genome shotgun sequence encodes:
- the sparc gene encoding SPARC — translated: MRVWIVFLLCLAGQAFTASITEEEPIIDDVGEEAQPEVGVNPVQVETGDFDEAIDVEEEEEVTAENPCLNHHCKKGKVCEVDEENTPMCVCQDPTTCSSAIGEFEHVCATDNTTYDSSCHFFAQKCSLEGTKKGHKLHLDYIGPCKFIEACMDAELNEFPLRMRDWLKNVLVTLYERDEENNLLTEKQKLRVKKIYENEKRLQAGEHSLDLLAHDFDKNYNMYIFPVHWQFGQLDQHPVDGFLSHTELAPLRAPLIPMEHCTTRFFEQCDADNDKYIALEEWANCFSIKEQYVDKDLVI